A genomic segment from Spinacia oleracea cultivar Varoflay chromosome 3, BTI_SOV_V1, whole genome shotgun sequence encodes:
- the LOC130470438 gene encoding uncharacterized protein, whose product MTSAPDDIYDNTTIPLAASVWHSDFDQETYITASDIGEFLRGACLNISAIQVYILCLLHDHAKSFEMSRISFICPEIMSSTRIKADPGAPTMYLKNIFQAEIEKEKMGNPNLTNWFLIPYNQENHWNLYVMDLRRGYVYIFDSARDPRRTDYAWGILSLAYQVYKCNGGHCPNKTSFKSCKPIHIECAQQIGGTECGYYVMKFMLEIVTLQHDYEGRLDEVYTPRTAPYASEEIDVVREQWAKFFTTKYLLLT is encoded by the exons ATGACTTCGGCGCCTGATGATATATATGATAATACTACCATCCCATTGGCGGCCTCAGTTTGGCACTCGGATTTTGATCAAGAAACATACATAACTGCGTCTGATATAGGAGAGTTCCTTCGCGGGGCGTGCTTAAACATTTCAGCGATCCAAGTCTACATAtt gtgtttattgcacgatcatgccaaatcatttgaaatgtctcggatttcgttcatttgtcccgagattatgtcaagcactagaatcaaggccgaccctggagcgccaacaatgtatttgaaaaacattttccaagctgaaattgaaaaggagaagatgggtaatcctaacctaactaattggtttttaatcccatataatcaaga aaatcattggaatttatacgtgatggacctacgtagaggttatgtatatattttcgattctgctagagatccacgtcgaacagattatgcatggggaatcttgagttt ggcataccaagtgtacaagtgcaatggtgggcattgtccgaataaaacgagttttaagtcgtgtaaacccattcatatagag tgtgctcaacaaatcggcggaactgagtgtggctattacgttatgaagttcatgttagagatagtcacgttacaacatgactatgaaggccggctagatgag gtctatactccgaggactgcgccttatgctagtgaggaaattgatgtggttcgtgagcaatgggcgaagttttttaccaccaagtatttattattgacctga
- the LOC130469860 gene encoding uncharacterized protein: protein MNENQIVVRHESEGGKTPTTRDESQDVSTITKTIKGRGPSKGVKVAKPMFLEYNVYNVPDGQWSHEYGKQVGSCATRININVPLYPKVDEQIKKGFWEETKLMFHITDDSNHSREKYFHSCVAKRFSCFKSKLVRRWITMKEKKPKNQTNKMPWDVYNHITEDDWKTFVKHYFLPESLLRSEKARKSASCNKNPHRTGQKGYNRKRLDWIKDGRLPPDAALPISSSSSVNSSVTSNVNRVRKYRSKEWILAHQVQNKEGKWEIDPNDSEVVEIATKALEYIAEEEKGNLSFEQGEDALTKAIGKKDHRGRVKGTGGMVGIKKAFGPCIRHSRSDHGEASSENYESIRASVKKEFEGELEKRVEKRVAEALQKQLSTLLKTGQLNSISTPIPDDLHLNDSARVDLDVSATRTTRHILVPQPRELKERTPCRLALEEKVSGNNIVVADGMVQPSDGALPQHFTSMKPGHYKVQVDFVYDGHVDDILPVPTGDGFTNLGGALGSFVQWPIHLVIFEDGEDCISPPKKKSKSNVSKERDGSSKKKTTVLAAQKKTTDLPSKVNPLKLIRT, encoded by the exons ATGAATGAAAACCAAATTGTTGTTAGGCATGAATCAGAAGGTGGCAAGACTCCCACAACGCGTGACGAATCACAAGATGTTAGTACGATTACAAAGACCATTAAAGGCCGTGGTCCGTCAAAAGGTGTTAAAGTCGCTAAGCCTATGTTCCTTGAGTATAATGTATATAATGTCCCCGATGGACAATGGTCTCATGAATACGGGAAGCAAGTTGGGAGTTGTGCTACTAGAATTAATATTAACGTCCCATTATATCCAAAGGTAGATGAGCAAATCAAGAAGGGGTTTTGGGAGGAGACTAAG cttatgttccacattactgatgattctaatcattcgagggagaaatattttcattcttgtgtggcgaaacgatttagttgtttcaagagcaaGTTGGTGCGCCGATGGATAACTATGAAGGAAAAGAAgccaaaaaatcaaacaaacaagatGCCTTGGGATGTCTACAACCATAtcacagaggatgattggaagACTTTTGTTAAACATTATTTCCTGCCAGAGTCATTG CTTCGTAGTGAAAAGGCGAGGAAAAGTGCATCATGCAACAAGAACCCACATCGCACCGGCCAAAAGGGTTATAATAGAAAGCGACTAGATTGGATAAAGGATGGACGACTTCCACCAGATGCAGCTTTACCTATCTCGAGTAGCTCCTCGGTGAACTCATCAGTGACCTCAAATGTTAATAGAGTTAGAAAATACAGATCAAAGGAGTGGATTTTGGCCCATCAAGTACAAAATAAAGAgggaaagtgggaaattgacccgAACGATTCAGAAGTTGTTGAAATCGCAACAAAAGCT TTAGAGTACATCGCAGAAGAGGAAAAAGGAAATCTTTCTTTCGAACAGGGTGAGGATGCCCTCACTAAAGCTATAGGGAAAAAAGATCATCGTGGGCGTGTCAAGGGAACAGGTGGCATGGTTGGTATCAAAAAGGCTTTCGGTCCGTGTATTCGACATAGTAGAAgtgaccatggtgaagcttcATCAGAAAATTACGAATCAATCAGAGCTTCTGTGAAAAAGGAGTTTGAAGGTGAATTAGAGAAAAGGGTAGAGAAGAGGGTGGCAGAGGCCCTCCAAAAGCAACTAAGCACCTTGTTAAAAACAGGACAACTAAACTCCATTTCTACCCCGATACCTGATGACCTCCACTTAAATGATTCTGCCAGAGTTGACCTTGATGTTAGTGCTACAAGAACCACTCGTCACATCTTAGTGCCGCAACCACGCGAGCTAAAG GAAAGGACTCCATGTCGTCTTGCCCTTGAGGAGAAAGTTTCAGGCAACAACATTGTCGTGGCGGATGGTATGGTACAACCCTCAGATGGTGCATTGCCCCAACATTTTACATCGATGAAGCCTGGTCACTATAAAGTCCAAGTTGATTTTGTTTACGACGGACATGTTGATGATATTCTTCCGGTACCTACGGGAGATGGTTTCACTAACTTAGGCGGTGCTCTGGGTAGTTTTGTGCAATGGCCCATACACTTAGTGATTTTCGAAGACGGCGag gATTGTATTTCACCTCCTAAAAAGAAGTCCAAGTCTAATGTTTCTAAAGAGAGGGATGGTAGCTCCAAGAAAAAGACAACGGTGTTAGCGGCCCAAAAGAAGACAACAGACTTACCATCCAAGGTAAAccctctaaaactcattcgaacctaa